In Ipomoea triloba cultivar NCNSP0323 chromosome 7, ASM357664v1, a single genomic region encodes these proteins:
- the LOC116024111 gene encoding uncharacterized protein LOC116024111, which translates to MEFPREGLSNNRPPALSGTNYSYWKARMKIYILAQGERVWRVVENELKHPLDDNNKAKGRADWSEEELKEFDYNSKAMNAIYGAVSEETFKLIAATNVAKTTWDILCDHHEGNSTVKQSKLQMVQTQFENLKMEKEEDITQFNGRILEIAGEAYNLGEPIPENRNKNKSFSNNQGSPSFAQNQSVNSKKKGNPNLDGIQCYECKGYGHIQLECPNYLRRKNKTYVTTLSDDSDSEEENNTNFVAFFTNHEGDDESKEDMQDLLNSYKKSSKILMEFPREGLSNNRPPALSGTNYSYWKARMKIYILAQGERVWRVVENELKHPLDDNNKAKGRADWSEEELKEFDYNSKAMNAIYGAVSEETFKLIAATNVAKTTWDILCDHHEGNSTVKQSKLQMVQTQFENLKMEKEEDITQFNGRILEIAGEAYNLGEPIPENRNKNKSFSNNQGSPSFAQNQSVNSKKKGNPNLDGIQCYECKGYGHIQLECPNYLRRKNKTYVTTLSDDSDSEEENNTNFVAFFTNHEGDDESKEDMQDLLNSYKKSSK; encoded by the exons GACTATCAAATAACAGGCCACCAGCCCTAAGTGGTACAAACTATTCTTATTGGAAAGCTAGAATGAAAATCTACATATTAGCACAAGGAGAAAGAGTATGGAGGGTTGTTGAAAACGAATTGAAACATCCCCTTGATGACAATAACAAAGCAAAAGGTCGTGCTGATTGGAGCGAAGAAGAACTCAAAGAGTTCGACTATAACTCAAAAGCTATGAATGCCATCTACGGAGCCGTGAGTGAAGAAACATTCAAACTAATCGCTGCCACAAATGTAGCAAAAACAACATGGGATATATTGTGTGATCATCATGAAGGAAATTCAACagtcaaacaatcaaaactacaaatggTCCAAACTCAGTTTGAAAATCTGAAGatggagaaagaagaagatatcACACAATTTAATGGAAGAATACTAGAAATTGCTGGGGAAGCCTATAACTTAGGGGAACCCATTCCTGAAAACAG AAATAAGAACAAGAGTTTCTCAAATAATCAAGGGAGTCCATCATTTGCACAAAACCAATCCGTCAATTCCAAGAAGAAAGGGAATCCAAACCTTGATGGAATACAGTGCTATGAGTGCAAGGGATATGGACATATTCAGTTAGAATGTCCAAATTACCTAAGgaggaagaacaaaacatatgtaACAACCTTGAGTGATGACTCAGAtagtgaagaagaaaacaacacaaattttgtGGCCTTTTTCACAAATCATGAAGGCGATGATGAATCAAAGGAGGACATGCAAGATCTATTAAACTCCTATAAGAAATCATCAAA GATCCTAATGGAGTTTCCCAGAGAAGGACTATCAAATAACAGGCCACCAGCCCTAAGTGGTACAAACTATTCTTATTGGAAAGCTAGAATGAAAATCTACATATTAGCACAAGGAGAAAGAGTATGGAGGGTTGTTGAAAACGAATTGAAACATCCCCTTGATGACAATAACAAAGCAAAAGGTCGTGCTGATTGGAGCGAAGAAGAACTCAAAGAGTTCGACTATAACTCAAAAGCTATGAATGCCATCTACGGAGCCGTGAGTGAAGAAACATTCAAACTAATCGCTGCCACAAATGTAGCAAAAACAACATGGGATATATTGTGTGATCATCATGAAGGAAATTCAACagtcaaacaatcaaaactacaaatggTCCAAACTCAGTTTGAAAATCTGAAGatggagaaagaagaagatatcACACAATTTAATGGAAGAATACTAGAAATTGCTGGGGAAGCCTATAACTTAGGGGAACCCATTCCTGAAAACAG AAATAAGAACAAGAGTTTCTCAAATAATCAAGGGAGTCCATCATTTGCACAAAACCAATCCGTCAATTCCAAGAAGAAAGGGAATCCAAACCTTGATGGAATACAGTGCTATGAGTGCAAGGGATATGGACATATTCAGTTAGAATGTCCAAATTACCTAAGgaggaagaacaaaacatatgtaACAACCTTGAGTGATGACTCAGAtagtgaagaagaaaacaacacaaattttgtGGCCTTTTTCACAAATCATGAAGGCGATGATGAATCAAAGGAGGACATGCAAGATCTATTAAACTCCTATAAGAAATCATCAAAGTAA